One uncultured Caproiciproducens sp. DNA segment encodes these proteins:
- a CDS encoding BMC domain-containing protein → MNSDALGMIETRGLVPAIEAADAMVKAANVNLVGYEKIGSGLVTVMVRGDVGAVKAATDAGAASAKMVGEVVSIHVIPRPHSDTEKIIPHMDK, encoded by the coding sequence ATGAACTCTGATGCATTGGGTATGATCGAAACCAGAGGATTGGTACCGGCTATTGAAGCTGCTGATGCAATGGTAAAGGCCGCAAACGTCAATTTAGTAGGTTACGAGAAAATCGGTTCCGGATTAGTAACGGTTATGGTACGCGGAGATGTTGGAGCCGTTAAGGCCGCAACAGATGCCGGAGCAGCCTCTGCTAAGATGGTTGGCGAAGTTGTTTCCATTCACGTTATTCCCCGTCCTCATTCGGATACTGAAAAAATTATTCCGCATATGGACAAATAA
- the pduB gene encoding propanediol utilization microcompartment protein PduB produces MDQQLINKVVQQVADELKIKPEEKTAEAGTQLCSSVGVTEFVGTAVGDTIGLVIASVDPMLVDVMKLGKYRSIGIIGGRTGAGPQIMAVDDAVKATNTEVISIELPRDTKGGAGHGDLIYIGAEDVSDARRAVEIALASLPKYFGDVYGSEAGHLEFQYSARASQCIEKAFGSPLGKAFGMTCAGPAAIGTVLADVAVKAANVEVVCYSSPGNGGTSFSNEVILIFTGDSGAVRQAVRAARDVGIKLLGALGSEPKSTTHPYI; encoded by the coding sequence ATGGATCAGCAATTAATTAATAAGGTTGTGCAGCAGGTAGCCGATGAGCTAAAAATAAAACCGGAAGAAAAAACAGCGGAAGCCGGTACACAGCTTTGCAGTTCAGTGGGAGTAACAGAATTTGTGGGAACAGCGGTCGGCGATACCATTGGTTTGGTAATCGCCAGCGTTGACCCGATGCTCGTCGATGTTATGAAACTCGGCAAATATCGTTCAATCGGTATTATCGGAGGTAGAACAGGTGCAGGCCCCCAGATTATGGCGGTTGATGACGCAGTCAAAGCAACCAACACAGAGGTAATTTCAATTGAATTGCCCAGAGATACAAAAGGCGGTGCCGGCCATGGAGATTTAATCTATATCGGCGCTGAAGATGTATCGGATGCCAGAAGGGCAGTCGAAATCGCACTCGCCAGCCTTCCAAAGTATTTCGGCGATGTTTACGGCAGCGAAGCCGGCCATCTGGAATTTCAATATTCCGCAAGAGCCAGCCAGTGTATTGAAAAAGCATTCGGTTCGCCTTTGGGCAAAGCATTTGGCATGACATGCGCCGGCCCTGCCGCAATCGGCACGGTATTGGCGGATGTGGCTGTCAAGGCCGCGAATGTTGAAGTGGTATGCTACAGCTCGCCCGGCAACGGCGGAACCAGTTTCTCAAACGAAGTCATCTTAATCTTTACAGGTGATTCCGGTGCTGTGCGTCAGGCTGTCAGAGCGGCCAGGGATGTCGGCATCAAGCTGCTGGGTGCCTTGGGCTCCGAACCCAAATCAACCACTCATCCTTACATTTAA
- a CDS encoding glycyl-radical enzyme activating protein, translated as MDSINYSATGLVFDIQRFSVHDGPGIRTIAFLKGCPLSCAWCCNPESQKLKPVITYQQMRCIHCGKCIKACRQGALNANNKGFVNRDLCIGCGECANVCPTGALVLKGTKMTVQQVVLELKKDATNYRRSGGGITISGGEPLVQSDFALELLKASKEQGWHTAIETTAYADSEVIEKVLPYVDLALMDIKSMNPEVHKKYTGVSNEIILQNAVRVSEITQTVIRVPTIPGVNATEEDILAISRFAKTLHNIKTIHLLPYHTYGENKYELLGRDYLMKDVMTLTPDKIQALKTVVEGQGFECIIGG; from the coding sequence GTGGATTCAATAAATTATAGCGCGACGGGACTTGTTTTTGACATACAAAGGTTTTCTGTGCATGATGGTCCCGGAATTCGCACAATTGCATTTTTAAAAGGATGTCCTTTATCATGTGCATGGTGCTGTAATCCTGAGTCCCAAAAGTTGAAACCGGTGATTACTTATCAGCAAATGCGTTGTATTCATTGTGGAAAATGTATAAAAGCATGCAGGCAGGGGGCACTTAACGCAAACAACAAAGGCTTTGTCAACAGGGATCTTTGTATTGGATGCGGTGAATGCGCAAATGTCTGCCCCACGGGAGCGTTGGTATTAAAGGGCACCAAGATGACGGTGCAGCAGGTTGTGTTGGAACTTAAAAAAGACGCGACCAACTACAGACGTTCCGGCGGCGGGATTACGATTTCGGGCGGAGAACCATTGGTACAGTCCGATTTTGCCCTTGAGCTGCTGAAAGCCTCAAAAGAGCAGGGATGGCATACGGCAATCGAAACGACGGCCTATGCAGACAGCGAAGTGATTGAAAAAGTGCTTCCCTATGTGGATTTGGCTCTGATGGATATCAAATCAATGAATCCTGAAGTGCACAAAAAATATACAGGAGTAAGCAATGAGATTATATTGCAAAATGCCGTAAGAGTCTCCGAAATCACGCAAACGGTGATCAGGGTGCCGACGATTCCCGGGGTGAATGCTACCGAAGAGGATATTTTGGCAATCAGCAGGTTTGCAAAAACATTACACAATATCAAGACAATACATTTGCTCCCGTATCATACATATGGTGAAAATAAGTATGAGCTTTTGGGCAGGGATTATCTGATGAAGGATGTTATGACACTGACTCCTGATAAGATACAAGCATTAAAAACCGTGGTTGAAGGGCAGGGCTTCGAATGTATTATCGGTGGTTAA
- a CDS encoding glycyl radical protein translates to MIEKGFSKPTARVEKLRRMILDATPYVESDRAVLVTEAYKETEGMAPIMRRAKADEKIFGNLPITIRDDELIVGAITKHPRSTEICPEFSYDWVEKEFDTMATRMADPFVIPKETAQELHEAFKYWPGKTTSELASSYMSQETKDCQAAGVFTVGNYFYGGVGHVCVDYGKILKSGFRGVITEVVDAMMKLDLMDPSYIKKQQFYNALIITYNAAINFAHRYADEARKLAAAEMNATRKAELLQIAANCERVPENGARNFYEACQSFWFIQSMMQIESSGHSISPGRFDQYMYPYLAADKNISKEFAQELIDCIWIKLNDVNKTRDEVSAQAFAGYAVFQNIGAGGQTPDGLDATNEVSYMMMEACAHVKLPAPSFSIRVWQGTPDEFLFRSCELARLGLGVPAMYNDEVIIPALENRGVSLEDAREYCIIGCVEPQCPHKTEGWHDAAFFNVAKVMEITLHGGKVGNKQLGPVTPDVCEWKCIEEFYDAFKKQIAYFVQHLAEADNCVDLAHAERCPLPFQSAMVDDCIKRGKSVQEGGAIYNFTGPQAFGIADSGDSVYAMDKHVFKDKDITTSQLKEALDANFGRPVGAKANEAVCCSTDAITEQKIFEAVKKVLGNSCNIDMADLQKMCGVKDAGGSCSSSEYDNIFRLMDNTASFGNDIDEVDMVSRKIGRIYCEEVQKYRNPRGGQFQAGAYPVSANVLFGKDVAALPDGRLAKQPLADGVSPRQGKDVKGPTAALNSVAKLDHFLISNGSLLNQKFLPSALAGDTGLQNFASVVRSYFDHKGMHVQFNVVDRDTLLAAQKDPEKYKDLVVRVAGYSAQFVVLAKEVQDDIISRTEQTF, encoded by the coding sequence GTGATAGAAAAAGGATTTTCCAAACCAACGGCCAGGGTTGAAAAACTAAGAAGAATGATTCTGGATGCAACCCCTTATGTTGAGTCGGACAGAGCGGTTCTTGTAACAGAGGCTTACAAGGAAACAGAAGGCATGGCGCCGATCATGAGACGCGCAAAAGCAGATGAAAAGATTTTTGGCAATCTGCCGATTACCATTCGCGATGACGAATTGATTGTGGGCGCTATTACAAAACATCCGCGCTCGACAGAAATTTGCCCGGAATTTTCTTATGACTGGGTGGAAAAAGAATTCGACACAATGGCCACAAGAATGGCCGACCCGTTTGTGATACCAAAGGAGACCGCACAGGAGCTGCATGAGGCTTTCAAGTACTGGCCCGGGAAGACGACAAGCGAACTCGCGTCTTCCTACATGTCCCAGGAAACAAAAGACTGTCAGGCGGCAGGCGTGTTTACAGTAGGCAATTACTTCTATGGCGGCGTAGGCCATGTTTGCGTTGATTACGGCAAGATATTAAAGAGTGGCTTCAGAGGGGTTATTACAGAAGTAGTCGATGCCATGATGAAACTGGATTTAATGGATCCAAGTTACATAAAAAAGCAGCAGTTCTATAATGCTCTGATTATAACTTATAATGCAGCTATCAATTTTGCTCACAGATATGCTGACGAAGCTAGAAAACTGGCTGCAGCAGAAATGAATGCCACCAGAAAAGCCGAACTTCTGCAAATTGCTGCAAATTGTGAAAGAGTACCGGAAAACGGTGCGCGTAATTTCTATGAAGCCTGCCAGTCATTCTGGTTCATCCAGAGCATGATGCAGATCGAATCCAGCGGACATTCCATTTCTCCCGGCCGCTTCGACCAGTATATGTATCCTTATCTTGCAGCAGACAAGAATATTTCAAAGGAATTCGCACAGGAATTGATTGACTGCATATGGATTAAACTCAATGACGTCAACAAAACCCGTGACGAAGTTTCCGCTCAGGCGTTCGCAGGTTACGCGGTGTTCCAAAACATCGGAGCCGGCGGTCAGACCCCTGATGGACTGGATGCCACCAATGAAGTTTCCTACATGATGATGGAGGCTTGCGCCCATGTTAAACTGCCTGCTCCTTCTTTCTCCATCCGCGTATGGCAGGGAACTCCTGACGAATTCCTGTTCAGGTCCTGCGAGCTTGCCCGTCTTGGACTTGGTGTTCCTGCAATGTACAATGACGAAGTCATCATTCCGGCTCTTGAAAACAGGGGCGTTTCCCTCGAAGATGCCCGTGAATACTGCATTATCGGCTGTGTTGAGCCGCAGTGTCCGCATAAGACCGAAGGCTGGCATGATGCCGCGTTCTTCAATGTTGCCAAGGTTATGGAAATTACATTACACGGCGGCAAAGTCGGCAACAAACAGTTAGGACCTGTTACCCCGGACGTGTGCGAGTGGAAATGTATTGAAGAATTCTATGATGCATTTAAGAAACAAATAGCATACTTTGTGCAGCACTTGGCGGAAGCCGACAACTGCGTTGATCTGGCACATGCGGAAAGATGCCCGCTCCCGTTCCAGTCGGCAATGGTTGACGACTGCATCAAGAGAGGCAAGTCTGTTCAGGAAGGCGGAGCCATTTACAACTTTACAGGCCCGCAGGCGTTTGGTATTGCCGATTCCGGAGATTCAGTATATGCGATGGATAAGCATGTGTTTAAAGATAAGGACATTACCACCAGCCAGTTAAAAGAAGCTCTGGACGCAAACTTTGGCCGTCCGGTCGGCGCAAAAGCCAACGAGGCCGTTTGCTGCAGTACAGACGCTATTACAGAGCAGAAGATATTTGAGGCCGTTAAGAAGGTTCTCGGTAATTCCTGCAATATTGACATGGCCGACCTTCAGAAGATGTGCGGCGTAAAAGATGCCGGCGGTTCCTGCTCCAGCTCTGAATATGACAATATTTTCAGATTGATGGATAACACAGCGAGCTTCGGCAACGACATTGATGAAGTCGATATGGTTTCCCGCAAAATCGGAAGAATTTACTGCGAAGAAGTACAGAAATACAGAAATCCTCGCGGCGGACAATTCCAGGCGGGTGCATATCCAGTTTCAGCAAACGTACTGTTTGGTAAAGACGTTGCAGCTCTTCCCGATGGCAGGTTAGCAAAACAGCCTCTGGCCGACGGTGTATCGCCAAGACAGGGCAAAGACGTTAAAGGACCGACTGCGGCACTGAACTCAGTCGCCAAACTGGATCATTTCCTCATTTCAAACGGATCGCTGCTGAATCAGAAGTTCCTGCCGTCTGCACTTGCAGGAGACACAGGATTGCAAAATTTCGCATCTGTCGTCAGAAGCTATTTTGACCATAAGGGCATGCACGTACAGTTCAACGTTGTAGACAGAGATACATTATTGGCCGCGCAAAAAGATCCTGAAAAATACAAAGATCTTGTCGTTCGTGTTGCCGGATACAGTGCGCAGTTTGTAGTGCTTGCCAAAGAAGTGCAGGATGATATCATCAGCCGTACAGAGCAGACATTCTAA
- a CDS encoding DJ-1/PfpI family protein: MDQIRKKILILAGDFTEDYEVMVPFQTLGVLDLQAEVACPNKKAGEFIKTAIHDFEGDQTYTEKPGHRFLLNASFSSLKIENYAGLYLTGGRSPEYLRLNDEVLDIVRYFMKLSKPVAAICHGVQLLTAADVVRGRRLTAYPAVRPEVEMAGGIYIEKEADESVVDGNLVTSPAWPGNTAILKNFIALLGVSVSL, translated from the coding sequence ATGGACCAAATTCGAAAAAAAATACTGATTCTTGCAGGGGACTTCACGGAAGATTATGAAGTGATGGTACCTTTTCAGACATTGGGTGTGCTTGATCTTCAGGCGGAAGTGGCGTGTCCGAACAAAAAAGCCGGTGAATTTATTAAAACGGCGATCCACGATTTTGAAGGGGATCAGACTTACACCGAGAAACCGGGGCACAGGTTCCTACTGAATGCCTCTTTTTCCTCGCTGAAAATCGAGAATTATGCGGGTCTGTATCTGACGGGCGGGCGTTCTCCGGAGTATTTGCGGCTGAATGATGAAGTGCTTGACATTGTGAGATACTTCATGAAGTTGAGCAAGCCGGTTGCAGCGATCTGCCACGGTGTCCAGCTGCTTACCGCAGCGGATGTGGTGAGAGGAAGAAGGCTGACGGCGTATCCCGCGGTCAGACCGGAAGTCGAAATGGCCGGGGGCATCTATATTGAAAAGGAAGCGGATGAATCTGTTGTTGACGGGAACTTGGTCACCTCGCCCGCATGGCCGGGCAACACGGCAATTCTGAAAAATTTTATCGCTTTACTGGGCGTGTCGGTTTCGCTTTGA
- the eutP gene encoding EutP/PduV family microcompartment system protein, whose translation MKKIMLVGRTGCGKTTLTQALKGEKIQYHKTQYVNRYDVIIDTPGEYAENRTLARALVLYGYEADVVGLLLNATEKYSLYSPNFVAAATREIIGIVTQIDVEGARPDLADNWLRLAGCKTIFHVSSITGEGIPDIINHLREPGDILPWEEESLNFAVNRS comes from the coding sequence ATGAAAAAAATCATGTTGGTCGGAAGAACCGGCTGCGGAAAAACTACCCTGACACAGGCATTGAAGGGTGAAAAAATTCAGTATCATAAAACGCAGTATGTGAATCGTTACGATGTCATTATTGATACACCCGGTGAGTATGCGGAAAACAGAACGCTGGCAAGAGCGTTGGTTCTTTATGGCTACGAAGCGGATGTAGTGGGCTTGTTGCTGAATGCAACAGAAAAATATTCACTTTACAGTCCCAATTTTGTGGCCGCAGCAACGAGGGAGATCATTGGGATTGTGACCCAGATTGATGTGGAAGGCGCAAGGCCGGATCTTGCGGACAACTGGCTGAGGCTTGCGGGGTGCAAGACGATTTTCCATGTAAGTTCCATCACCGGAGAGGGCATTCCTGACATAATCAATCATCTGAGGGAACCGGGGGACATTCTGCCGTGGGAAGAAGAAAGTCTTAATTTTGCAGTAAATCGGTCTTAA
- a CDS encoding BMC domain-containing protein: MKLVDLEQSGDKLMRIVQEIVPGKQITMAHVIASPNAVIYQKLGLDPKIDYAKAAIGILTMSPSETSIIAADIALKKSSIDIGFIDRFSGTLIITGKISDVSTALEAVLNYAENVMGFTVCSLTKA, from the coding sequence GTGAAATTGGTTGATTTGGAGCAGTCGGGCGATAAATTGATGAGAATTGTACAGGAAATCGTGCCCGGCAAACAGATCACGATGGCGCATGTAATTGCAAGTCCCAATGCAGTAATTTATCAAAAGCTTGGTTTGGATCCCAAAATAGATTATGCCAAAGCCGCAATCGGTATCTTGACGATGTCTCCAAGTGAAACATCCATTATAGCCGCCGATATCGCGCTGAAAAAGTCCAGCATTGATATTGGATTTATAGACAGGTTCAGCGGCACGTTAATCATTACAGGGAAGATATCCGATGTATCGACTGCTTTGGAGGCTGTTTTGAATTATGCGGAAAATGTAATGGGATTTACCGTGTGCAGCCTGACAAAAGCATAG
- a CDS encoding HAD family hydrolase, protein MGNLIVAILYDFDKTLSPKDMQEYAFIPGIGMDANTFWGKCSAVMKENQMDQILAYMLVMKQEAEGKMLLTREVFKKLGKSVQLFHGVESWFKRVNLYGESCGVKIEHYIISSGLKEIIMGTEIAEEFKKIYAAEYCYDENNLAIWPAMAVNYTSKTQFLFRINKGVLDVTEHKGLNEFTPENNRRVPFRNMIYIGDGLTDVPCMKLVKVNGGHSIAVYQDQKENANKMILQGRVDFVVPADYSEGSKIEKTVFAVLDQIQATNRTNDMQMEDRLLALREEQSNSADSGVLNNGQ, encoded by the coding sequence ATGGGAAATTTGATTGTTGCGATTCTATATGATTTTGATAAAACACTTTCTCCGAAAGACATGCAGGAATACGCGTTCATTCCCGGCATCGGTATGGATGCCAATACTTTCTGGGGCAAATGCAGCGCCGTTATGAAAGAGAATCAAATGGATCAGATTCTTGCCTACATGCTGGTTATGAAACAGGAGGCGGAAGGCAAAATGCTTTTGACCCGTGAAGTATTTAAAAAACTAGGGAAGAGCGTCCAGCTCTTTCACGGAGTGGAATCCTGGTTCAAAAGGGTCAATCTGTATGGGGAATCCTGTGGTGTGAAAATTGAGCATTATATTATTTCCTCCGGTTTAAAAGAGATTATTATGGGAACGGAAATCGCAGAGGAGTTCAAAAAGATCTATGCGGCGGAGTATTGCTATGATGAAAACAATCTTGCGATATGGCCGGCCATGGCGGTAAATTATACCAGTAAAACACAGTTTCTGTTCCGCATTAACAAAGGGGTACTGGATGTCACCGAGCATAAAGGTTTAAACGAATTCACGCCTGAAAATAACCGAAGGGTTCCCTTTCGGAACATGATTTACATTGGCGACGGGCTGACCGATGTGCCCTGCATGAAACTGGTTAAAGTAAATGGCGGGCACTCCATTGCGGTTTATCAGGATCAGAAAGAGAATGCCAATAAAATGATTCTGCAGGGCAGGGTGGATTTTGTAGTTCCTGCTGATTATTCGGAAGGCAGTAAAATAGAAAAGACAGTTTTCGCGGTGCTTGACCAGATTCAGGCGACAAACCGTACAAATGATATGCAGATGGAAGACCGTCTACTGGCATTGCGGGAGGAACAGTCAAACAGTGCGGACTCCGGCGTTCTGAACAACGGGCAGTAA
- the fucO gene encoding lactaldehyde reductase — MSYRTILNETSYFGPGAIAELAPEVKNRGLKKVMLVTDKDLIKFNVATKVMKVLEDASISYEVFDHIKANPTIHNVQDGVKACKKIKADCLIAVGGGSAIDTSKAIAVIMTNPEHADVRSLEGAIQTKNKCLPLLAVSTTSGTAAEVTINYVITDEEKHRKFVCVDPHDIPLVSIIDSEMSASMPKGLCAATGMDALTHAIEGYITKGAWELTDMMHLKAIEIVSRALRSSVAGDPQGRSEMALGQYVAGMGFSNVGLGAVHSMAHPLSALYDTPHGVACATILPTVLEYNAESTGEKYREIARAMGVKDVDGMTQEEYRKAAIDAVKKLSRDVEIPQKVSEVGVKEEDIQFLAESAMADACMGGNPKDPTLEEIIALYKSMM; from the coding sequence ATGTCCTATCGTACCATCTTGAATGAAACGTCTTATTTTGGCCCGGGAGCCATCGCGGAGCTGGCTCCGGAAGTGAAAAACCGTGGTTTGAAGAAGGTGATGCTTGTCACCGACAAGGATCTCATCAAGTTCAATGTTGCCACCAAGGTGATGAAGGTGTTGGAGGATGCCTCCATTTCTTATGAGGTGTTCGACCACATCAAGGCAAACCCCACGATACATAATGTGCAGGACGGCGTAAAGGCCTGCAAGAAAATAAAGGCGGACTGCCTGATTGCTGTGGGCGGCGGCAGCGCCATCGACACCAGCAAGGCCATCGCGGTGATCATGACCAACCCGGAGCATGCGGATGTCCGCAGCCTTGAGGGAGCAATACAGACGAAAAATAAATGTCTGCCTCTTCTGGCTGTTTCCACCACTTCCGGCACCGCCGCGGAAGTGACCATCAACTACGTTATTACCGACGAGGAAAAGCACCGTAAATTCGTGTGTGTCGATCCCCATGACATTCCGCTGGTTTCCATCATCGACTCTGAAATGTCCGCTTCTATGCCAAAGGGGCTCTGTGCCGCGACCGGCATGGATGCCCTGACCCACGCGATTGAGGGATATATCACCAAAGGTGCGTGGGAACTGACAGACATGATGCATTTGAAAGCAATTGAGATTGTTTCCCGCGCATTGCGCAGCTCCGTCGCGGGCGACCCGCAGGGGCGCAGCGAAATGGCTCTGGGCCAGTATGTGGCGGGAATGGGATTCTCCAATGTCGGCCTTGGTGCGGTACATTCCATGGCGCATCCGCTCAGCGCGCTGTATGACACGCCCCATGGCGTGGCCTGCGCCACCATCCTGCCAACCGTGCTGGAGTACAATGCGGAGTCCACCGGTGAAAAATACCGTGAAATCGCACGTGCCATGGGTGTGAAGGATGTCGACGGCATGACGCAGGAAGAATACCGCAAGGCTGCCATTGACGCAGTGAAGAAGCTTTCCAGAGATGTTGAAATTCCGCAGAAGGTTTCCGAAGTAGGCGTAAAGGAGGAAGATATTCAATTCCTTGCCGAGTCCGCCATGGCGGATGCCTGCATGGGCGGCAATCCCAAAGATCCTACATTGGAGGAGATCATCGCTCTCTACAAATCCATGATGTAA
- a CDS encoding ABC transporter substrate-binding protein: protein MKKVLKFFAAAVCLAMMLVMVTGCGKTVTESKAQVKIKVCEVTHSVFYAPQYAAINLGYFKDEGIEIDLSTAEGTDKVMSTVLSNNADIGLAGPEASIYVYNEGKTDSVQIFALVTQRDGSFLLGRQPDPNFSWDKIRNKVVLPGRKGGVPYMTLQYVIRKNGIDPLKDTKLDDSIQYALMGPAFTNGTGDYVTMFEPAASQIVAQGKGYIVASIGKESGEIPYTAFCAKKSYIEKNSDLITRFTKAFYKGQKWVDTHTPEEIAKAIAPSFPDTDVKLLTAATQNYKDINAWSHDPIVKPAAFALLQEVMTQAGELKQNVPYDKLINTSFAEQVMKEVK, encoded by the coding sequence ATGAAGAAGGTGTTGAAATTTTTTGCCGCTGCCGTTTGCCTTGCAATGATGCTGGTAATGGTGACAGGCTGCGGAAAGACCGTAACCGAAAGTAAAGCACAGGTGAAAATAAAAGTATGCGAGGTTACCCATTCTGTTTTCTACGCGCCTCAATACGCGGCAATCAATCTGGGTTATTTTAAGGATGAGGGGATTGAGATTGATCTTTCCACTGCGGAGGGAACAGACAAGGTGATGTCGACGGTATTGTCAAATAACGCTGATATCGGTTTAGCCGGACCGGAGGCTTCCATTTATGTCTATAATGAAGGAAAGACAGACAGCGTACAGATTTTCGCACTGGTAACACAGCGCGACGGTTCTTTCCTTCTCGGCCGCCAGCCCGACCCGAATTTTTCATGGGATAAAATACGCAATAAGGTAGTGCTTCCCGGGCGAAAGGGCGGCGTACCGTACATGACCTTGCAGTATGTCATCAGAAAAAACGGTATTGATCCGCTCAAAGACACCAAGCTGGATGACAGCATTCAGTACGCGCTGATGGGGCCTGCCTTCACGAACGGCACAGGGGACTATGTGACGATGTTTGAACCGGCGGCCTCTCAGATCGTGGCACAGGGGAAAGGATACATCGTAGCTTCCATCGGCAAGGAAAGTGGGGAAATTCCTTATACCGCTTTCTGCGCGAAAAAAAGCTATATCGAGAAAAACTCTGATTTAATCACCCGCTTTACGAAGGCGTTCTACAAGGGACAAAAATGGGTGGATACACACACTCCGGAGGAAATTGCAAAAGCAATTGCCCCGTCTTTCCCTGACACGGACGTAAAACTGCTTACTGCAGCAACGCAGAATTATAAGGATATTAATGCATGGAGCCATGATCCCATTGTAAAGCCGGCGGCTTTTGCCCTTTTACAGGAAGTCATGACGCAGGCCGGTGAACTGAAACAAAATGTTCCTTACGACAAGTTGATTAATACTTCATTTGCAGAGCAGGTAATGAAAGAGGTAAAATAA
- a CDS encoding ABC transporter permease — MNKPLVSQERTKYLNKKKQRKQIIRFCQIAVLVIFILQWEITARLGLIDSFILSQPSRIWQTFLNMAQNDLFMHVGVTVYETLVGFFLGVVFGTLLAIVLWWSSFISKVSEPYLVVLNSLPKIALGPVIIVIVGAGTKAIIFMALAISLIVTVLEMLNGFRHTDHEYIRMAATFGANKRQIFCKIVFPYNISTLFNSLKINIGLSLVGVIAGEFLVSKAGLGYLIVYGGQVFKLDLVMTSVIILSVVAALMYEAVALLEKLVLKWYGH, encoded by the coding sequence ATGAATAAGCCGCTGGTTTCTCAAGAACGCACAAAATATCTGAATAAGAAAAAACAAAGGAAACAGATCATTCGTTTCTGCCAAATTGCTGTTTTGGTTATTTTTATTCTGCAATGGGAGATTACCGCGAGACTGGGGCTGATTGATAGTTTCATCCTGAGTCAGCCTTCCCGTATTTGGCAGACTTTTCTCAATATGGCGCAGAATGATCTGTTTATGCATGTGGGTGTTACGGTTTATGAAACGCTGGTGGGTTTTTTTCTTGGGGTTGTTTTTGGTACTTTGTTAGCAATCGTTTTATGGTGGAGCAGTTTTATTTCCAAAGTGAGTGAACCTTATCTGGTTGTTCTGAACAGCCTGCCGAAAATTGCGCTTGGCCCCGTTATCATTGTCATTGTCGGCGCGGGCACCAAAGCAATTATTTTTATGGCACTGGCAATTTCGCTCATTGTAACCGTGCTTGAAATGCTAAACGGATTTCGGCATACGGATCATGAATATATTCGTATGGCCGCCACATTCGGGGCAAACAAAAGACAAATCTTTTGTAAAATTGTTTTCCCCTACAATATTTCCACGCTGTTTAATTCTTTGAAAATCAATATCGGTCTTTCTCTGGTCGGGGTTATTGCCGGCGAGTTCCTTGTGTCAAAGGCCGGACTGGGCTATCTGATTGTTTACGGCGGGCAGGTTTTTAAACTGGATCTTGTCATGACCAGCGTCATTATTCTTTCTGTCGTTGCAGCGCTGATGTATGAAGCGGTCGCACTGCTGGAGAAGCTGGTTTTAAAGTGGTACGGACATTAA
- a CDS encoding ABC transporter ATP-binding protein codes for MDVLRVQNIEAIYQSENGEITALNDISFVVKKGEFISIVGPSGCGKSTLLSIIAGLLKPTAGEVFVKGEKIVGTSPHIGYMLQRDNLLDWRTIYKNVLFGLEVRNMMSSENKARAVQLLKTYGLYEFKDKYPVQLSGGMRQRVALIRTLAINPDILLLDEAFSALDYQTRLTVTDDVYRILKREKITTVMVTHDIPESISMGDKIMVMSARPARVKEILEVDFEDENRTPLNCRNSPKFRTYFDHIWKELSIDE; via the coding sequence TTGGACGTACTCAGAGTTCAGAATATAGAAGCAATCTATCAGTCAGAAAACGGTGAAATAACCGCGCTGAACGACATCAGTTTTGTTGTGAAAAAAGGGGAATTTATCAGCATAGTCGGGCCAAGCGGCTGCGGAAAGTCCACCTTGCTTTCAATTATTGCCGGTCTGTTGAAGCCGACAGCGGGCGAAGTGTTTGTAAAAGGGGAGAAAATTGTGGGAACTTCACCGCACATCGGATATATGCTGCAGCGCGACAATCTTCTGGACTGGCGCACGATTTACAAAAATGTGCTGTTTGGTCTGGAAGTACGAAACATGATGTCTTCCGAAAATAAAGCGAGAGCGGTTCAGCTTTTGAAGACTTACGGACTGTATGAATTTAAGGATAAATATCCGGTGCAGCTGTCGGGAGGAATGCGGCAAAGGGTGGCTCTGATCCGAACTTTAGCAATCAATCCAGACATCCTTTTACTGGATGAAGCCTTCTCTGCGCTGGACTACCAAACACGGCTGACCGTGACCGATGACGTTTACAGAATTTTGAAAAGGGAAAAGATTACGACCGTGATGGTGACCCATGACATACCGGAAAGTATCAGCATGGGGGATAAAATTATGGTTATGAGCGCCCGGCCCGCCAGGGTAAAAGAAATTCTTGAAGTTGACTTCGAGGACGAAAACAGGACGCCCCTGAACTGCAGGAACAGTCCCAAATTCAGAACCTACTTCGACCATATATGGAAAGAGTTGTCTATCGATGAATAA